A single genomic interval of Nitrospiria bacterium harbors:
- the metH gene encoding methionine synthase, producing the protein MNINELKKILSARILVIDGAMGTQIQNRNLAAKDFGGPLLEGCNENLNLTRPDVIQAIHEAYLAAGADIVETNTFGGTSIVLAEYGLQDKVLEINRAGARLARAAAERFSTSERPRLVAGAMGPTTKTLLVTGGVTFDQLSEAFYLQTKGLIEGGADLLLLETAQDTLNLKAAAIGVLKALKESGRELPLMISATIERTGTMLAGQAVEALYTSLEHLPLFSIGLNCATGPEFMTDHIRSLAALATCYISVYPNAGLPDEEGKYSETPESLSAKLARFADEGWLNLVGGCCGTTPEHIKAIADMVKGKKPRVPQTLVKPAVSGIDYLPIEEDNRPIIVGERTNVIGSRKFKDLIVSEKIEEASEIGRAQVKTGAQVLDVCMANPDRNELFDMDRFIQILNKKVKSPLMIDSTDAAVTEAALKHCQGKCVINSINLEDGEERFEKIVPLLKKYGGAVVVGCIDEDKVQGMAVARQRKLAVAQRSHDLLVNKYGVPVRDLIFDALVFPVGTGDANYIGSAPETIEGIRLIKEALPGVKTVLGISNVSFGLPPAGREVLNAVFLYHCVKAGLDYAIVNSEKLERYPSIPEEERRLAEDLIYWRGKDPVAAFAEYFRAKKPAAKKPKSSLSLDERLARYIIEGSKDGLVEDLDEARKTRSPLEIINGPLMAGMDEVGRLFNNNELIVAEVLQSAEAMKAAVRHLEQFMEKSDTASRGKIILATVKGDVHDIGKNLVEIILGNNGYKIVNLGIKVPPEELIAAYQRERPDAIGLSGLLVKSAQQMVVTAQDLKAAGIAAPILVGGAALTKKFTDTKIAAEYAGPVIYAKDAMNGLDIANQLMNEDSREDFLNKVREDRKHMVQVTEERASRPATLTEATAARSAVRRNHPLPRPSDFDLHVIEKGPVEEIFGYINPVMLYGKHLGLKGNLEKLLAEKDETAEKLYKTVEAFKKEAIAKKYITAQGVYRFFPCQSRGDDLLIFDPSDPSRMIETFTFPRQPSGERLCLSDYCRDVESKEIDSVAFFAVTCGRGVRKLSTQWKEAGDYLRSHMLQAVAVEGAEGFAEWLHKKIRADWGFPDPPSLALPDLFHKKYRGVRVSFGYPACPNLADQHKLFKLLDVAAKIGIQLTDGDMMDPEASVSALVFHHPDAKYFRTDTA; encoded by the coding sequence GCGGGCCGCTTCTTGAAGGCTGCAACGAGAACCTGAACCTCACCCGTCCCGACGTGATCCAGGCTATCCACGAGGCCTATCTCGCGGCCGGCGCGGACATCGTCGAGACGAACACCTTCGGCGGGACCTCGATCGTGCTGGCCGAGTACGGTCTCCAGGACAAGGTGCTTGAGATCAACCGGGCCGGGGCGCGACTCGCGCGCGCCGCCGCGGAGCGCTTCTCGACCTCCGAGCGTCCGCGGCTCGTGGCCGGCGCGATGGGGCCGACGACCAAGACGCTGCTCGTGACCGGCGGGGTCACCTTTGACCAGCTCAGCGAAGCGTTCTACCTCCAAACGAAGGGACTGATCGAGGGCGGCGCCGACCTGCTCTTGCTCGAGACGGCCCAGGATACTTTGAACCTCAAGGCCGCGGCGATCGGCGTACTGAAGGCCTTAAAAGAATCCGGCCGGGAGCTTCCGCTGATGATCTCGGCCACGATCGAGCGGACCGGCACGATGCTGGCCGGCCAGGCCGTGGAGGCTCTGTACACGTCGCTCGAACATCTGCCGCTATTTTCGATCGGGCTGAACTGCGCCACAGGGCCGGAGTTCATGACGGATCATATCCGCTCGCTCGCGGCGCTCGCGACCTGTTATATCAGCGTCTATCCCAACGCCGGGCTGCCGGATGAAGAAGGGAAATATTCCGAGACGCCCGAATCGCTCTCGGCCAAACTCGCGCGCTTCGCGGACGAGGGCTGGCTGAACCTCGTCGGCGGCTGCTGCGGCACGACCCCGGAGCATATCAAAGCGATCGCCGACATGGTCAAAGGCAAGAAGCCCCGCGTCCCGCAGACGCTGGTCAAGCCGGCCGTATCCGGGATCGACTATCTGCCGATCGAGGAGGACAACCGTCCCATCATCGTGGGCGAGCGGACGAACGTGATCGGCAGCCGGAAGTTCAAGGACCTGATCGTGTCGGAGAAGATCGAGGAGGCCTCCGAGATCGGCCGCGCCCAGGTCAAGACCGGGGCGCAGGTGTTGGATGTTTGCATGGCCAACCCCGACCGCAACGAGCTTTTTGACATGGACCGCTTCATTCAAATCCTGAACAAGAAGGTCAAGTCCCCGCTCATGATCGACTCGACCGACGCCGCCGTGACCGAGGCCGCGCTCAAGCACTGCCAGGGGAAATGCGTGATCAACTCAATCAACCTTGAGGACGGCGAGGAGCGCTTCGAGAAGATTGTGCCGCTGCTCAAAAAATACGGCGGCGCGGTGGTCGTGGGCTGCATCGACGAGGACAAGGTCCAGGGCATGGCCGTCGCGCGGCAGAGGAAGCTCGCCGTCGCTCAAAGGTCGCACGACCTGCTGGTGAACAAGTACGGCGTCCCCGTTCGGGACCTCATCTTCGACGCCCTGGTCTTCCCGGTCGGAACGGGCGACGCCAACTACATCGGCTCGGCGCCCGAGACGATCGAGGGCATCCGGCTGATCAAGGAAGCTCTGCCGGGCGTCAAGACGGTGCTGGGGATCAGCAACGTCTCCTTCGGCCTCCCGCCCGCCGGGCGGGAAGTTTTAAACGCCGTTTTCCTGTATCACTGCGTCAAGGCCGGGCTGGATTACGCGATCGTCAATTCCGAGAAGCTTGAGCGCTACCCGTCCATCCCGGAGGAGGAGCGGCGGCTTGCGGAGGACCTGATCTACTGGCGCGGAAAAGACCCCGTGGCGGCCTTCGCCGAATATTTCCGTGCGAAGAAGCCGGCCGCGAAAAAACCCAAGAGCTCGCTGTCGCTCGATGAGCGGCTGGCACGGTATATTATTGAAGGCTCGAAGGATGGACTGGTCGAGGACCTCGATGAGGCGCGCAAAACCCGAAGCCCCCTTGAGATCATCAACGGCCCGCTGATGGCCGGGATGGACGAGGTCGGGCGGCTGTTCAACAACAACGAATTGATCGTGGCCGAGGTGCTGCAGTCGGCCGAAGCGATGAAGGCCGCGGTGCGCCACCTCGAACAATTCATGGAGAAGAGCGACACCGCCAGCCGCGGCAAGATCATCCTGGCGACGGTGAAGGGCGACGTGCACGACATCGGGAAGAACCTCGTCGAGATCATCCTCGGCAACAACGGCTACAAGATCGTCAATCTCGGCATCAAGGTCCCGCCGGAGGAGTTGATCGCGGCCTATCAGCGCGAGCGGCCGGACGCGATCGGCCTGTCCGGGCTCCTGGTCAAGTCGGCCCAGCAAATGGTCGTGACGGCGCAGGATTTGAAGGCGGCCGGGATCGCGGCGCCGATCCTCGTCGGCGGCGCCGCGCTGACGAAAAAATTCACGGACACCAAGATCGCGGCCGAGTATGCCGGCCCGGTGATCTATGCCAAGGACGCGATGAACGGGCTCGATATCGCGAACCAGTTGATGAACGAAGATTCGCGCGAGGACTTTCTGAACAAAGTCCGGGAAGACCGGAAACACATGGTCCAGGTTACCGAGGAGCGCGCATCCCGTCCCGCGACGCTTACTGAGGCCACGGCCGCGCGTTCGGCCGTGCGGAGGAATCATCCCCTGCCGAGGCCGTCGGACTTCGATCTGCATGTGATCGAAAAGGGTCCCGTCGAGGAGATCTTCGGATACATCAACCCGGTCATGCTGTACGGGAAGCATCTGGGCCTGAAGGGAAACCTGGAAAAGCTTCTGGCCGAGAAGGACGAGACGGCCGAAAAACTTTACAAAACAGTCGAGGCGTTCAAGAAAGAGGCAATCGCAAAAAAATATATCACGGCACAGGGGGTCTACCGGTTCTTTCCATGCCAATCGCGTGGAGACGATCTTTTGATCTTCGATCCGTCCGATCCATCGCGTATGATTGAGACATTCACATTCCCGCGGCAACCTTCCGGCGAGCGGCTCTGCCTCTCGGACTACTGCCGTGACGTCGAGTCCAAAGAGATCGACAGCGTGGCGTTCTTCGCCGTCACCTGCGGACGCGGCGTGCGGAAACTATCCACGCAATGGAAAGAGGCGGGGGACTATCTGCGTTCGCACATGCTGCAGGCCGTGGCGGTCGAGGGGGCGGAGGGCTTTGCGGAATGGCTGCACAAAAAGATTCGCGCGGACTGGGGTTTCCCCGATCCGCCTTCGCTCGCATTACCGGATCTCTTCCATAAAAAATACCGCGGCGTGCGCGTCAGCTTCGGCTATCCGGCCTGCCCGAACCTCGCCGACCAGCACAAACTCTTCAAGCTGCTCGACGTCGCCGCAAAGATCGGCATCCAATTGACCGACGGCGACATGATGGACCCCGAAGCCTCCGTCTCGGCCCTCGTCTTCCATCATCCGGACGCGAAGTATTTCAGGACGGATACTGCATAG
- a CDS encoding IS3 family transposase — MKHAFIEAHRSVHRVDHLCAAVGVSRSGYYAGRNRPESRRAQANRTLLLQIRRLHAQNREAYGAVKTWRTLNDEGVPCGRHRVRRLRRIHGIEARRMRRFRAAYAARNSDPPAPNHLDRQFAVAVPNRIWAGDITFIPTRRGWLYLAVLLDLYSRRVVGWAMSERPDGQLVLDALAMAIAHRRPSPGLIHHTDQGIQYASRLYRSRLQMQGMQPSMSRKGNCYDNAVVESFFSSLKNEWVFHQTFFDRDQARAALFDYIELFYNRQRRHAALDYQSPVQFEERHPGA; from the coding sequence ATGAAGCACGCCTTCATCGAAGCGCACCGGTCGGTTCATCGCGTCGATCACCTGTGCGCCGCCGTGGGCGTGAGCCGTAGCGGCTACTACGCCGGGCGCAACCGACCGGAGAGTCGCCGGGCGCAAGCCAATCGGACCCTGCTGCTTCAGATCCGCCGGCTTCACGCCCAGAACCGGGAGGCCTACGGCGCGGTCAAGACCTGGCGGACTTTGAACGACGAGGGCGTGCCGTGCGGCCGACACCGCGTGAGGCGACTGCGACGGATCCATGGCATCGAAGCCCGACGGATGCGACGGTTTCGAGCGGCCTATGCGGCCCGCAACAGCGATCCGCCCGCACCCAATCATCTGGACCGGCAGTTTGCCGTGGCCGTTCCGAACCGGATCTGGGCCGGGGATATCACCTTTATTCCCACCCGCCGGGGGTGGCTGTATCTGGCCGTGCTGTTGGATTTGTACTCCCGACGCGTCGTGGGGTGGGCGATGAGTGAACGGCCCGACGGCCAGTTGGTGCTTGATGCACTGGCCATGGCGATTGCCCACCGCCGTCCTTCGCCCGGACTGATCCATCACACCGATCAGGGCATCCAGTATGCCAGCCGTCTTTATCGGAGCCGGCTTCAGATGCAGGGGATGCAGCCCAGCATGAGTCGAAAGGGCAACTGTTACGACAACGCCGTGGTGGAGAGCTTTTTTAGTTCGCTGAAGAACGAATGGGTTTTCCATCAGACCTTCTTCGATCGAGATCAGGCGCGGGCGGCGTTGTTTGACTACATCGAACTGTTTTATAATCGGCAGCGCCGCCACGCGGCGTTAGATTACCAAAGCCCGGTGCAGTTTGAGGAGCGGCATCCGGGGGCTTAA
- a CDS encoding transposase, translated as MRKRRSFTKAFKAEAVRLLEQSGKPAAELARELGVPRNRLYKWQAQIRTHGEHSFPGSGRLPAPADEVARLRRENARLREERDILKKAVAFFTKGSE; from the coding sequence ATGCGAAAGCGCCGGAGTTTTACCAAAGCGTTTAAAGCCGAAGCCGTGCGGTTGCTGGAGCAATCCGGTAAACCGGCGGCGGAACTGGCCCGGGAGCTGGGGGTCCCGAGAAATCGGCTTTATAAATGGCAGGCGCAAATTCGGACTCACGGCGAGCATTCCTTTCCCGGCTCGGGGCGTCTGCCCGCCCCCGCCGATGAAGTGGCCCGGCTCCGACGGGAGAACGCGCGGCTGCGTGAGGAGCGGGACATTTTAAAAAAAGCCGTGGCGTTCTTCACCAAGGGATCCGAATGA